The Spirosoma radiotolerans genome has a window encoding:
- a CDS encoding LysR family transcriptional regulator — protein sequence MEIRHLQMVREVATCGNLTKAADQLFLTQSALSHQLKELESSFNTQLFIRDKKQMILTQAGEVVLQAAERILAEVADTRAKVRKLTDIEVGEVRLCTQCYTSYHWLAGFLREFQLHYPKVDVNVELEAGTHDADFHLLANKIDVAITEGEQNPKFSYTPLFQDEFVAIVAPDHAWAGRCWVELEEFSSQNYIMYNIPEEESSNFMMLFKHRRPLKVYKITLTEAILEMVKAGLGVAVLPTWVVKPYLQSGQLVAVPITEQRVLRTWYAATLKTKQQAPYTTVFIDKLAAYMNQLEGYACVV from the coding sequence ATGGAAATCCGGCACCTACAGATGGTGAGAGAAGTAGCGACCTGCGGTAACCTGACCAAGGCCGCCGATCAGCTTTTTCTGACCCAATCAGCGTTAAGTCATCAACTAAAAGAGCTGGAAAGCTCTTTCAATACGCAGCTTTTCATTCGCGATAAAAAACAGATGATACTGACCCAGGCGGGCGAAGTTGTGCTGCAGGCTGCTGAAAGGATTCTGGCGGAGGTAGCGGATACACGAGCTAAAGTTCGAAAGCTGACCGATATTGAAGTGGGTGAGGTCCGGCTTTGTACCCAATGCTATACATCTTATCATTGGTTGGCCGGTTTTCTGCGGGAGTTCCAGCTACATTATCCCAAAGTTGACGTCAATGTTGAGCTGGAAGCTGGTACACACGACGCTGACTTTCATCTACTGGCGAATAAGATTGACGTAGCTATTACCGAAGGCGAGCAAAATCCCAAATTTTCGTATACACCGCTTTTCCAGGATGAGTTTGTGGCCATCGTTGCCCCTGATCATGCCTGGGCGGGTCGCTGCTGGGTAGAACTGGAGGAGTTTTCCAGTCAGAATTACATCATGTACAATATTCCGGAGGAAGAAAGCTCAAATTTCATGATGCTATTCAAGCATCGACGTCCGCTTAAGGTCTATAAAATCACGCTGACTGAGGCTATTCTGGAGATGGTAAAAGCCGGACTGGGCGTTGCTGTCCTGCCTACCTGGGTAGTAAAACCCTATTTGCAGTCGGGCCAATTGGTGGCCGTTCCAATAACGGAACAGCGGGTATTGCGGACATGGTATGCGGCTACCCTGAAAACGAAACAGCAAGCCCCCTACACAACCGTTTTTATTGACAAATTAGCGGCTTACATGAACCAATTAGAGGGCTATGCCTGCGTTGTCTAA
- a CDS encoding response regulator: MAITYAPKLRKVRRTPILVVENNPDQWLIIRAALAQSFPEVEPIWKNHPLQVLSFLDECASDSRSIPRLILMEPYLPNRKDGWALLEKIKAHPRYQLIPVVVMSHSEIVEDITEAYSMNIASYITKPTTYHKWVSCFQTLRRYWWEVVSFPTSA; encoded by the coding sequence ATGGCTATTACATATGCTCCCAAACTCCGCAAAGTTCGTCGGACACCCATTTTGGTTGTCGAGAATAACCCGGACCAGTGGCTTATCATTCGTGCAGCCTTAGCTCAATCCTTTCCGGAAGTTGAACCAATCTGGAAAAATCATCCGCTTCAAGTTTTGTCGTTTCTGGATGAGTGTGCATCGGATAGTCGGTCTATCCCCCGACTAATTTTGATGGAACCGTACTTGCCCAACCGAAAAGATGGCTGGGCTTTACTGGAAAAAATAAAAGCTCATCCCCGCTATCAACTCATCCCCGTGGTTGTTATGAGCCATTCCGAGATAGTTGAAGACATTACCGAGGCTTATTCGATGAATATTGCCTCGTATATTACCAAACCAACAACCTATCATAAGTGGGTGTCGTGTTTTCAAACGCTCCGTCGCTATTGGTGGGAGGTAGTAAGCTTCCCTACATCCGCTTAA
- a CDS encoding sugar phosphate isomerase/epimerase family protein, with amino-acid sequence MNQFPKITRQQFLKLSALATSAALLPQLNAFAASPKKVGLQLYTLRDLMGKDPEGTLRKVAAIGYKEIESFGYSDGKFFGKTPKEFAALIKELGMTVPSGHYTTGKTMPKMKGTLTNDWKRAVDDAAAIGQKYMVCAYLFPDERTKLDDYKQFADLFNKSAEVCKSAGIQFCYHNHDFEFKEMDGKMPYDVLLSGTDKNLVKLELDLYWATMANQDPVALFKKHPGRFPLWHVKDMEKTAERAFAPVGTGSIDFQRIFDAKKTAGMTHYFVEQDVCKLPPLESIAISYKNIQKLTV; translated from the coding sequence ATGAATCAATTTCCTAAAATTACCCGCCAGCAGTTCCTCAAATTAAGTGCCTTGGCCACGTCGGCTGCTTTATTGCCTCAACTGAATGCGTTTGCCGCATCACCTAAAAAGGTGGGTTTGCAGCTCTACACTCTGCGCGATTTGATGGGAAAAGATCCCGAAGGTACGTTGAGAAAAGTGGCTGCTATTGGCTACAAAGAAATAGAATCCTTTGGCTACTCAGATGGCAAATTTTTCGGCAAAACACCTAAAGAATTCGCTGCGTTGATAAAAGAGTTAGGCATGACGGTGCCAAGTGGCCATTACACGACCGGCAAAACGATGCCGAAAATGAAAGGTACACTGACAAACGATTGGAAGCGGGCGGTCGATGACGCAGCTGCGATTGGTCAGAAGTACATGGTTTGTGCTTACCTGTTCCCCGACGAACGAACGAAACTGGATGATTACAAACAATTCGCCGACTTGTTTAATAAATCGGCAGAAGTATGCAAATCGGCTGGTATTCAGTTTTGTTACCACAACCACGACTTTGAGTTCAAAGAAATGGATGGTAAAATGCCTTATGACGTATTGCTCAGCGGCACCGACAAGAACCTGGTGAAGCTCGAACTGGATCTGTATTGGGCAACCATGGCGAATCAGGACCCCGTTGCTCTATTCAAAAAGCATCCCGGCCGGTTCCCCCTCTGGCACGTGAAAGACATGGAGAAAACCGCCGAACGGGCGTTTGCCCCCGTTGGCACAGGTTCGATTGACTTCCAACGAATTTTCGATGCGAAGAAAACAGCGGGTATGACCCATTACTTTGTAGAGCAGGATGTATGCAAGCTTCCACCTTTAGAGTCTATTGCAATCAGTTATAAAAATATTCAGAAGTTAACCGTATAG
- a CDS encoding GMC oxidoreductase, with the protein MSYLNIDAQALNTYDAIVIGSGISGGWAAKELTGKGLRTLVLERGRDVRHVTDYPTTNMQPWEFEHRNQLKREVREANPIISKCYAFYEGTEQFFVKDAEHPYIQEKPFDWIRGYQVGGKSLMWARQTQRWSDFDFEGPARDGFAVDWPIRYADIAPWYSYVEKFAGISGNKDGLATLPDGEFLPPHEWNCVEKHFQQKVAGKYKDRHVIMGRAAHISQAKPIHFQQGRAQCQHRTICERGCPFGGYFSSNASTIPWAAKTGKMTLRPNSVVHSIIYDEKKGRATGVRVVDANTKQMTEYYARVIFLNAAALNSNLVLLNSTSHRFPNGLGNDSGVLGKYAAFHNYRAGISAEYDGNLDSTTDGRRPNSPYIPRFRNVHKQEMGFLRGYAAGFSAGRGSRSDQSGVGADLKESLLNPKLGGWYVGSHMMGETIPKESNYLALDASQKDPFGIPQLKISIAYDDNDDKMVKDYQEQLTEMFTEAGFKNIRVRDSHASPGLDIHEMGGVRMGKDPKTSMLNKWNQLHAVKNVFVTDGACMTSTSTQNPSLTYMALTARAADYAVKAMKQGLV; encoded by the coding sequence ATGTCATACCTGAATATAGACGCTCAGGCGCTTAACACATACGACGCCATTGTTATTGGATCGGGCATCAGCGGGGGCTGGGCTGCTAAAGAATTGACGGGGAAAGGGCTTCGGACACTCGTTTTGGAGCGGGGACGCGATGTTCGGCACGTAACCGATTACCCGACCACCAACATGCAGCCGTGGGAGTTTGAACACCGCAACCAGCTTAAGCGAGAGGTGCGGGAAGCGAACCCTATTATTAGTAAATGTTATGCCTTTTATGAAGGCACCGAGCAGTTTTTCGTAAAAGATGCGGAGCACCCTTACATCCAGGAGAAACCATTCGACTGGATTCGGGGCTATCAGGTGGGTGGTAAATCCCTGATGTGGGCGCGGCAAACCCAGCGGTGGAGTGATTTCGATTTCGAAGGGCCTGCCCGCGACGGCTTTGCGGTCGACTGGCCGATCCGGTACGCCGATATTGCTCCCTGGTATAGTTATGTTGAAAAGTTTGCGGGCATTTCGGGTAATAAAGATGGGCTGGCTACCTTGCCCGACGGCGAGTTTTTACCTCCCCACGAGTGGAACTGTGTCGAAAAACATTTTCAGCAGAAAGTAGCGGGTAAATACAAAGACCGCCACGTGATCATGGGGCGGGCAGCCCACATTAGTCAAGCCAAACCGATCCATTTCCAGCAGGGACGGGCGCAGTGCCAGCACCGCACAATTTGCGAGCGGGGCTGCCCCTTTGGCGGCTACTTCAGCAGTAATGCATCTACGATTCCCTGGGCGGCCAAAACGGGTAAAATGACGCTTCGGCCAAACTCTGTCGTCCATTCCATCATTTACGATGAAAAGAAAGGCCGGGCTACGGGCGTGCGGGTAGTCGATGCCAACACGAAGCAAATGACGGAATATTACGCGCGTGTTATCTTCCTGAATGCAGCCGCGCTGAACTCGAACTTGGTCTTGTTAAATTCAACCTCCCATCGCTTCCCGAACGGGCTGGGTAATGACAGTGGTGTACTGGGCAAATACGCGGCTTTCCACAATTATCGGGCGGGTATATCGGCTGAGTACGATGGCAACCTCGATTCAACCACCGACGGACGTCGCCCCAACAGTCCGTATATTCCCCGCTTCCGAAATGTACACAAGCAGGAAATGGGCTTTCTGCGAGGGTATGCGGCTGGTTTTTCAGCCGGACGCGGTTCGCGGTCTGACCAGAGTGGGGTCGGGGCCGACTTGAAAGAAAGCCTGCTCAATCCGAAATTAGGCGGCTGGTATGTGGGGTCGCACATGATGGGCGAAACCATTCCTAAAGAAAGCAATTACCTGGCCCTCGATGCCTCGCAGAAAGATCCGTTTGGGATTCCGCAACTGAAAATCTCCATTGCCTACGATGACAATGATGACAAGATGGTGAAGGATTATCAGGAGCAGCTTACTGAGATGTTTACCGAAGCGGGCTTTAAAAATATTCGCGTCCGGGATAGCCACGCCAGCCCTGGCCTCGATATTCACGAAATGGGTGGTGTTCGGATGGGCAAAGACCCTAAAACCTCAATGCTCAACAAATGGAACCAGCTTCATGCCGTTAAAAACGTGTTTGTGACCGATGGTGCCTGCATGACCTCCACATCGACACAAAACCCCTCACTGACCTACATGGCCCTAACAGCCCGTGCCGCCGATTATGCCGTCAAAGCTATGAAACAAGGGTTGGTTTAA
- a CDS encoding gluconate 2-dehydrogenase subunit 3 family protein encodes MAGALGGLISLPAWANGWSTETVQSTQHFLSINQADQLAELVETIIPVTDTPGAKALNVHQFVQKMVADCYDKTTQENLQKGLDSLDDLAKASFNKTFAEGDTAQRTALLTQLSKSTDTAQKDFYSLVKNLTIRGYMTSEYVMTNLTHYQFIPGHYYGCVPVKAKTASQPK; translated from the coding sequence ATGGCTGGGGCCCTTGGCGGGCTAATCAGCCTGCCGGCCTGGGCCAATGGCTGGTCAACCGAAACGGTCCAGTCTACCCAACACTTTCTTTCGATCAATCAGGCCGACCAATTAGCCGAGCTCGTTGAAACCATTATTCCGGTTACCGATACGCCCGGCGCTAAAGCGCTGAATGTGCACCAGTTTGTTCAGAAAATGGTAGCTGACTGTTACGATAAAACTACCCAGGAAAATCTGCAGAAAGGCCTCGATTCGCTCGATGACCTGGCCAAGGCATCGTTCAACAAGACTTTTGCCGAAGGAGATACCGCGCAACGCACCGCCCTGCTTACACAATTGTCAAAATCGACCGATACAGCGCAAAAAGACTTTTATTCGCTGGTGAAGAACCTGACCATTCGGGGCTACATGACATCGGAATATGTGATGACCAACCTGACGCATTACCAGTTTATTCCCGGTCATTATTATGGCTGTGTTCCCGTTAAAGCCAAGACCGCTTCTCAACCCAAATAG
- a CDS encoding S41 family peptidase, protein MNQLFTQKSSIQWLLMAGFILSLSGCKKTTDDVTPQTTTTTSENTTVDSWILSNMREVYYWNDKIPANPDTTLAPDLFFDSILYKYDATKNPTGDRFSWIENDANTLTAELSGQSVTTGMDYNLYLRATGSTGVIAQVLYVLPGSPAEKAGLKRGDVISKVNGQLLNTTNYSDLLSTGPTYTFGLATISGSTLVDSDQTRSVTATVFQENPVFLDSVYTIGSKKIGYFVYNQFVPGANGSKANEYDAQMDAVFSKFKAQGVNELVLDLRYNPGGYTSSSANLASLIGKGVNSSKLYFREEWNATITPLLQQEYGSSFFVQNFLDKSQNIGNNLSRVFVLTTDHTASASELIINGLRPYMPVTTIGTTTYGKNVGSITITDDTGKIKWGMQPIVFRSYNSAGQSDYSTGFTPTVEVEEPINLLPLGDVNEPLLNEALSEISGNSANGRRAAAVRNPLLQMGSSIQKKAGGQSMIRTLKNVKL, encoded by the coding sequence ATGAATCAGTTATTTACCCAAAAATCGTCGATACAATGGCTATTGATGGCTGGATTTATTTTATCTCTGTCCGGCTGCAAAAAAACGACGGATGATGTTACTCCTCAGACGACAACGACAACCAGCGAAAATACAACGGTCGACAGCTGGATTTTGAGTAATATGCGGGAAGTGTATTACTGGAACGACAAGATTCCGGCCAATCCGGATACGACGTTGGCACCTGACTTATTTTTCGACTCGATCCTCTATAAATACGACGCCACCAAAAACCCAACAGGCGACCGTTTTTCGTGGATCGAAAATGATGCGAATACCCTGACAGCCGAATTGAGCGGCCAGTCGGTAACGACGGGGATGGACTATAACCTCTATCTGCGTGCTACAGGATCAACAGGTGTCATCGCTCAGGTGTTGTATGTACTCCCTGGCTCTCCGGCAGAGAAAGCCGGTTTAAAGCGGGGTGACGTCATCTCTAAAGTGAATGGCCAATTGCTCAACACAACAAATTATTCAGACCTGTTATCGACGGGTCCGACGTATACCTTTGGCCTGGCAACAATCAGTGGTTCGACACTGGTCGATTCCGATCAGACGAGGAGCGTGACGGCTACGGTGTTTCAGGAGAACCCGGTGTTTCTGGACTCGGTCTATACCATCGGCAGCAAAAAAATCGGTTATTTTGTGTACAACCAGTTTGTGCCGGGTGCTAACGGTAGCAAAGCCAATGAATACGATGCTCAGATGGATGCTGTTTTCAGCAAGTTCAAAGCGCAGGGCGTAAATGAACTCGTGCTCGACCTGCGCTACAATCCGGGCGGATACACGTCCTCATCGGCAAACTTGGCCAGTTTGATAGGAAAAGGCGTCAATTCCAGTAAGTTGTACTTCCGTGAAGAGTGGAATGCGACAATTACGCCCCTGTTGCAGCAGGAATACGGCAGCAGTTTCTTCGTGCAAAACTTTCTCGACAAGTCGCAGAACATCGGTAACAATCTTTCTCGGGTATTCGTCTTAACAACTGACCATACAGCTTCGGCCAGCGAACTTATCATCAATGGCCTTCGTCCATACATGCCCGTAACAACGATAGGTACGACTACGTATGGTAAAAACGTGGGATCGATCACCATCACCGACGACACAGGCAAGATTAAGTGGGGTATGCAGCCCATTGTTTTCCGGTCGTATAACAGCGCGGGGCAATCGGATTATTCAACAGGCTTTACTCCTACCGTTGAGGTCGAGGAGCCGATTAATCTGTTACCCCTGGGCGACGTCAATGAGCCACTCTTGAACGAAGCGCTGTCGGAAATCTCGGGTAATAGCGCTAATGGTCGTCGGGCAGCGGCTGTCCGAAACCCACTTTTGCAAATGGGGTCGTCTATTCAGAAAAAGGCAGGCGGTCAATCCATGATCCGGACCTTGAAGAACGTGAAGTTATAA
- a CDS encoding Kelch repeat-containing protein produces MIHLPFRLFSASSSEPQSVASETSLSSATKKSKKQQRINWALGVVAIGWAGLLVGCNSNSTVSVLGDWTVKSEFEGVARSEAASFVINNIAYMGTGRNASNERLQDFWAYDPAKNAWSQKANYGGVARYSGIGFAVGNKGYIGTGININSDKLKDFWAYDPTANTWTKVADFGGTARYGTMAFSIGNKGYVGTGNDGNYLKDMWAYDPTANAWTKVASYGGAKRVGAVAFVINNMAYAGTGNNNGTAQRDWYVYDPATDVWTQKLDFLTDQAVQRSNGVGFAINGKGYVTLGDNTTVWQYDPTADTWTTLGSFEGANRINAVGFAIGNKGYVTTGSNGTNRFDDLWDFDPTIEQVL; encoded by the coding sequence ATGATTCATTTACCATTCCGATTATTCTCGGCATCTAGTTCCGAGCCGCAATCCGTAGCTTCTGAGACCTCGCTCTCCTCTGCAACTAAGAAATCCAAAAAACAGCAGCGCATCAACTGGGCACTGGGTGTTGTTGCCATCGGCTGGGCTGGTTTACTGGTTGGCTGTAATAGTAATTCTACGGTATCTGTTCTGGGCGACTGGACAGTTAAATCCGAATTTGAAGGAGTAGCCCGTTCTGAAGCGGCTAGCTTCGTGATCAATAACATTGCTTACATGGGTACTGGCCGCAATGCCAGCAACGAACGTCTCCAGGACTTCTGGGCGTACGATCCAGCCAAAAATGCCTGGTCGCAAAAGGCCAATTACGGGGGCGTTGCCCGTTATTCAGGTATCGGTTTCGCAGTTGGCAACAAAGGCTACATCGGTACAGGTATCAACATCAATAGCGACAAGCTGAAAGATTTCTGGGCCTATGACCCAACCGCCAACACCTGGACGAAAGTAGCGGACTTTGGCGGCACAGCCCGTTATGGTACGATGGCTTTCTCGATTGGCAACAAAGGGTATGTTGGAACCGGCAACGACGGTAACTACCTGAAAGATATGTGGGCCTATGACCCAACCGCCAACGCCTGGACGAAAGTAGCCAGTTACGGGGGGGCAAAACGGGTTGGTGCCGTTGCTTTCGTCATCAACAACATGGCTTACGCTGGTACAGGCAACAATAACGGTACTGCTCAGCGGGACTGGTATGTGTATGACCCTGCAACAGATGTATGGACGCAGAAACTTGACTTCCTGACAGATCAGGCGGTACAGCGCAGCAATGGCGTTGGCTTTGCCATCAATGGAAAAGGCTACGTTACGCTCGGCGACAACACAACCGTTTGGCAGTATGATCCAACAGCGGACACATGGACTACCCTGGGTTCGTTTGAAGGTGCTAACCGGATCAACGCCGTTGGTTTTGCCATTGGCAACAAAGGCTATGTAACGACGGGTAGTAACGGCACAAACCGCTTCGACGATTTGTGGGATTTCGATCCAACCATAGAACAGGTATTGTAA
- a CDS encoding DUF4907 domain-containing protein has product MNQPAQTNVVRKGLLLVLLVLAILTAYTIYQRQNPYTVEVFSTSGGWGYAILNHGKPFIHQPTIPGQPGIVGFSSAAQAQRVGERVVEKIQQDKALPTLTNDELRQLGVKIP; this is encoded by the coding sequence ATGAACCAACCAGCACAGACGAATGTAGTTCGAAAGGGGTTGCTTCTGGTGTTGCTGGTGCTGGCGATTCTGACAGCCTATACTATTTATCAGCGGCAAAACCCCTATACGGTTGAGGTTTTTTCAACATCGGGCGGTTGGGGGTATGCCATTCTGAACCACGGAAAGCCATTCATTCATCAGCCTACTATACCGGGCCAGCCTGGTATAGTAGGCTTTTCCAGCGCAGCACAAGCCCAGCGGGTTGGTGAGCGGGTGGTTGAGAAAATACAACAGGACAAGGCCCTGCCTACCCTGACGAATGACGAACTACGCCAGTTAGGCGTAAAAATTCCCTGA
- a CDS encoding DUF4270 family protein encodes MRTLWYAGLLWLAGIVLFACQSGDLNVGQSVINPQQLQIQSVDSVSINTATVMRSDSFLTSGDVDMVVGQWKDAQTGQQSTQAFAAIDYPSNSLVSQTNLRLDSLVLELGYSFTYGDTTSAFTLGLYPLSRPLPAQNYFNTSTVGYSAKPVIERTFVPQQFSGNRLLQIRIPDELAQGLYDKLISGDITDNITLNDFLPGFAFLSKSTTNTFLGFTTNPSVSGLRLYYHDTDVNRTASTLLFPITSLHFTSFKNDRTGTPLSALKNRSDVVSSNLTNHTTFVALGAGLQTRIEFPYLNDFFRPGNFADLNRALLVISPVRRDSRDNTSPPTSLQLYQTNSQNEFIATIPGGSTGADVAGAGYSIAPDPITPLLTDNYTIDLTYYIGQIIKKKSLSQPLLLSIPAPSGGIYTLKTLIQRVTLGDQFRQNDQMKLQLFMTSGSGS; translated from the coding sequence ATGCGTACTCTCTGGTACGCCGGTTTGCTTTGGCTGGCCGGTATAGTGCTATTTGCTTGCCAATCGGGCGATCTCAATGTGGGACAGTCGGTGATCAATCCACAGCAGTTACAGATCCAATCCGTCGATTCGGTGTCGATCAATACCGCTACGGTTATGCGCTCTGATTCGTTTCTGACTTCGGGCGATGTGGATATGGTTGTCGGTCAATGGAAAGACGCGCAAACCGGGCAACAAAGCACACAAGCTTTTGCGGCAATTGACTACCCATCCAATTCGTTGGTCTCCCAAACGAATCTGCGGCTCGATTCGCTCGTGCTGGAACTAGGCTATTCGTTCACGTATGGCGATACAACCTCGGCCTTTACTCTTGGGCTTTATCCTTTGAGTAGACCCCTGCCCGCACAGAATTACTTTAACACCAGCACCGTTGGGTATTCGGCAAAGCCTGTAATAGAACGAACATTCGTTCCTCAACAATTTAGCGGAAACCGGTTGCTTCAGATTCGAATTCCGGACGAGCTGGCACAAGGCTTATACGACAAACTCATCAGTGGAGATATTACGGACAACATCACTCTGAATGACTTTTTGCCCGGTTTTGCGTTTTTGAGTAAGTCGACCACGAATACATTTCTAGGTTTTACGACGAATCCATCGGTAAGTGGCCTGCGCCTTTATTACCACGATACGGATGTCAATAGAACAGCCTCAACGTTGTTATTCCCGATAACGTCGCTACACTTCACGTCGTTTAAGAACGATCGGACGGGTACTCCATTGAGTGCGCTGAAAAATCGCTCCGACGTTGTGAGCAGTAACCTGACCAACCATACCACATTTGTTGCCCTAGGTGCCGGGCTTCAGACGCGCATTGAGTTTCCCTACTTAAATGATTTTTTCCGGCCAGGTAACTTTGCGGATTTAAACAGAGCGCTTCTGGTCATCAGCCCCGTTCGGCGTGATTCCCGTGATAACACTTCCCCACCGACAAGTCTGCAACTTTACCAGACCAACTCCCAGAATGAGTTTATTGCAACCATACCGGGTGGATCAACAGGCGCTGATGTTGCCGGAGCGGGTTACTCTATTGCCCCCGATCCAATAACTCCTTTGTTAACGGATAACTACACCATTGATTTGACCTATTACATTGGTCAGATCATAAAGAAAAAATCCTTAAGCCAACCGCTTTTATTAAGTATTCCAGCGCCGTCTGGCGGCATATATACGCTGAAAACACTTATACAACGGGTGACACTTGGCGACCAGTTCCGCCAGAATGACCAGATGAAGTTGCAACTGTTCATGACGTCTGGTTCTGGCTCCTAG